In the Flagellimonas sp. MMG031 genome, one interval contains:
- a CDS encoding DUF177 domain-containing protein produces the protein MMKLKEFFIPFSGLKLGKHKFVYEIDDAFFESFDYQEFNGASVNISAVLEKMSTMMELEMKATGTINVDCDLTGESYDQPIDSDLKLVVKFGEEYNDEDDEILIIPHGEHQFNIAQYIYEMLVLAVPQKRVHPGVEDGTLQSDILDKLEELQPKEQKEPSEKTDPRWDDLKKLLTDK, from the coding sequence ATGATGAAGCTGAAAGAGTTTTTTATCCCTTTTTCAGGTCTGAAGTTGGGAAAACATAAATTTGTGTACGAGATTGATGATGCGTTCTTTGAATCTTTTGACTACCAAGAATTTAACGGGGCCTCCGTCAACATAAGTGCTGTTCTGGAAAAGATGAGCACCATGATGGAACTCGAAATGAAAGCAACCGGCACCATAAATGTGGATTGCGATCTAACAGGCGAGTCCTATGACCAGCCCATCGATTCGGATTTGAAACTTGTCGTCAAGTTTGGCGAAGAGTACAACGACGAAGACGATGAAATTTTGATCATTCCGCATGGAGAACACCAATTCAACATAGCCCAATACATTTATGAAATGTTGGTGCTAGCTGTTCCCCAGAAAAGAGTACATCCCGGAGTTGAGGACGGAACCTTGCAATCGGACATCTTGGACAAACTGGAAGAGTTGCAGCCAAAAGAGCAAAAAGAACCATCGGAAAAAACAGACCCAAGGTGGGACGATTTAAAAAAGTTACTAACGGATAAATAG
- the rpmF gene encoding 50S ribosomal protein L32 codes for MAHPKRKTSKTRRDKRRTHYKAVAPTIAKDSTTGEMHLFHRAHWHEGKLYYRGQVLIDKTEEETAA; via the coding sequence ATGGCACATCCTAAAAGAAAAACATCAAAAACCAGAAGGGACAAAAGAAGAACCCACTACAAAGCAGTTGCGCCAACAATTGCCAAGGACTCCACAACAGGTGAAATGCACTTGTTCCACAGAGCTCACTGGCATGAAGGCAAATTGTACTACAGAGGTCAGGTTTTGATTGACAAAACAGAAGAGGAAACTGCGGCTTAA
- a CDS encoding beta-ketoacyl-ACP synthase III, whose translation MKKTTAAITAVGGYVPDFVLSNKVLETMVDTNDEWITTRTGIKERRILKEENAGTSFMAIKAAEDLLQKRGIEASEIDFVLVATATPDMPVAATAAYVASEIGAVNAFAYDLQAACSSFLYGMSTAASYIESGRYKKVLVIGADKMSSIIDYTDRTTCIIFGDGAGAVLFEPNEEGLGLQDEYLRSDGIGRQFLKIDAGGSILPASEETVKNKQHFVYQDGKSVFKFAVSNMADVSALIMERNNLTKDDVHWLAPHQANKRIIDATANRMGVEADKVMINIDRYGNTTSATLPLLLHDYEKQLKKGDNIIFAAFGGGFTWGSIYLKWAYNS comes from the coding sequence ATGAAGAAAACAACGGCAGCAATAACAGCTGTAGGAGGATACGTTCCCGATTTTGTACTTTCCAATAAAGTGTTGGAAACCATGGTCGATACCAACGACGAGTGGATCACCACCCGAACCGGGATCAAGGAACGGAGAATCTTAAAAGAAGAAAATGCAGGAACATCTTTTATGGCGATCAAAGCCGCAGAAGATCTTCTTCAAAAGAGGGGAATTGAAGCCTCGGAAATAGATTTTGTTTTGGTGGCCACCGCCACTCCCGATATGCCCGTTGCAGCAACAGCTGCCTACGTCGCTTCGGAAATTGGAGCTGTAAACGCCTTTGCGTACGATCTTCAGGCGGCCTGTTCCAGTTTTTTGTATGGGATGTCTACCGCGGCCAGCTACATCGAATCCGGCAGATATAAAAAAGTATTGGTCATTGGGGCCGACAAAATGTCCTCCATCATTGATTATACCGATAGGACCACCTGTATCATTTTTGGTGACGGCGCTGGAGCTGTGCTTTTTGAACCCAACGAAGAAGGATTAGGGCTTCAGGACGAGTACCTCCGTTCCGATGGTATCGGGCGGCAGTTCTTAAAAATTGATGCCGGAGGCTCCATATTGCCTGCATCCGAGGAAACCGTCAAAAACAAACAACACTTCGTTTACCAAGATGGGAAATCCGTCTTTAAATTTGCCGTTTCAAACATGGCCGATGTTTCGGCATTGATCATGGAGCGGAACAACTTGACCAAGGACGATGTGCACTGGTTGGCGCCACATCAGGCCAATAAACGCATTATCGATGCCACCGCAAACCGAATGGGTGTAGAGGCGGATAAGGTAATGATCAACATTGACCGTTATGGTAATACCACATCGGCAACACTCCCCTTGTTGTTGCACGATTACGAAAAACAATTGAAAAAAGGAGACAATATTATTTTCGCCGCCTTTGGTGGTGGTTTTACATGGGGTTCCATTTATTTGAAATGGGCCTATAATTCTTAA
- the accB gene encoding acetyl-CoA carboxylase biotin carboxyl carrier protein — protein sequence MDIKEIQSLIKFVAKSGASEVKLEMEDIKITIRTGSTSSGSPETTIVQQIPVPQATTAAAPAPQAPAAQEATAPAPADSKKADDDSKYITIKSPIIGTFYRKPSPDKPPFVEVGTSISKGDVLCVIEAMKLFNDIESEVSGKIVKILVDDSSPVEFDQPLFLVDPS from the coding sequence ATGGACATTAAGGAAATTCAAAGTTTAATCAAGTTTGTCGCCAAGTCGGGCGCCAGCGAGGTGAAGTTGGAAATGGAGGACATTAAAATCACCATTCGAACGGGAAGCACAAGCTCTGGCTCGCCCGAAACCACCATTGTTCAACAAATCCCAGTGCCCCAGGCTACAACAGCTGCCGCTCCGGCACCACAGGCACCCGCAGCACAAGAAGCCACTGCTCCGGCACCGGCCGATTCCAAAAAAGCAGATGATGATTCCAAATACATCACCATCAAGTCGCCCATTATTGGAACATTCTACAGAAAACCCTCCCCGGACAAGCCGCCGTTTGTTGAGGTAGGAACTTCCATCAGTAAAGGTGATGTACTTTGTGTGATAGAGGCGATGAAACTCTTCAACGATATCGAATCCGAAGTTTCCGGAAAGATTGTAAAGATCTTGGTTGATGATTCCTCACCAGTGGAGTTTGACCAACCATTATTCTTGGTAGACCCATCGTAG
- the accC gene encoding acetyl-CoA carboxylase biotin carboxylase subunit, translating to MFKKILIANRGEIALRIIRTCKEMGIKTVAVYSKADEESLHVRFADEAVCIGPAPSSESYLKIPNIIAAAEITNADAIHPGYGFLSENSKFSKICAEHDIKFIGASGEQIDKMGDKATAKETMRKAGVPTVPGSEGLLKDVAHAKKEAKKMGYPVMIKATAGGGGKGMRAIWSEDQMEKNFNSAVTEATAAFGNGGMYMEKLIEEPRHIEIQVVGDQYGKACHLSERDCSVQRRHQKLTEETPSPFMTDKLREDMGKAAVKAAEFIKYEGAGTIEFLVDKHRNFYFMEMNTRIQVEHPITEQVVDYDLIREQILVAGGVPISGKNYYPKLHSIECRINAEDPYNDFRPSPGKITTLHTPGGHGVRLDTHVYSGYMIPPNYDSMIAKLITTAQTREEAINKMRRALDEFVIEGIKTTIPFHRQLMDHPDYLAGNYTTKFMEDFKMDPKYKEEH from the coding sequence ATGTTTAAAAAAATATTGATAGCAAATAGGGGCGAAATTGCCTTGCGGATCATCAGGACCTGCAAGGAAATGGGCATAAAAACGGTAGCCGTTTACTCCAAGGCCGACGAGGAAAGTCTTCATGTCCGATTTGCCGACGAAGCAGTATGTATAGGGCCTGCGCCCAGTAGTGAGTCGTATTTGAAGATTCCAAACATCATCGCTGCTGCCGAAATCACCAATGCCGATGCCATTCACCCTGGTTATGGGTTCCTATCCGAAAACTCCAAATTCTCCAAGATCTGTGCCGAGCATGATATCAAATTTATTGGTGCCTCCGGCGAACAAATTGATAAAATGGGAGATAAGGCCACGGCCAAGGAAACCATGCGGAAAGCTGGTGTACCTACCGTTCCCGGTTCGGAAGGTCTATTGAAAGATGTTGCCCACGCCAAAAAAGAGGCAAAAAAGATGGGGTATCCCGTAATGATCAAAGCCACCGCCGGTGGTGGAGGTAAAGGGATGCGTGCCATTTGGTCTGAAGATCAAATGGAGAAAAACTTCAACAGTGCCGTTACCGAAGCAACAGCTGCTTTTGGAAATGGCGGAATGTACATGGAAAAACTGATTGAAGAGCCCCGACATATTGAAATCCAAGTTGTGGGAGATCAATACGGAAAAGCATGCCACTTGTCGGAAAGGGATTGCTCCGTGCAACGTAGGCACCAAAAGTTGACCGAGGAGACACCTTCTCCTTTTATGACGGACAAGCTTCGTGAAGATATGGGCAAGGCCGCGGTAAAAGCTGCGGAATTTATCAAATATGAGGGTGCGGGAACCATTGAGTTTTTGGTGGACAAACACCGAAACTTCTATTTTATGGAGATGAATACCCGTATCCAAGTGGAGCACCCAATTACCGAGCAGGTGGTGGACTACGATTTGATTCGGGAACAGATTTTGGTAGCCGGTGGAGTACCTATTTCAGGAAAAAACTACTATCCAAAATTACACTCCATCGAGTGCCGCATCAACGCGGAAGACCCTTACAACGACTTTAGGCCATCTCCAGGGAAGATTACCACCTTGCATACTCCAGGCGGACATGGCGTGCGTTTGGATACCCATGTGTACAGCGGTTATATGATTCCGCCGAACTACGATTCGATGATTGCGAAGTTGATTACTACCGCCCAGACCCGGGAAGAGGCCATCAATAAAATGAGAAGAGCTTTGGACGAGTTTGTGATCGAGGGAATCAAGACCACCATTCCGTTCCATCGTCAATTGATGGACCATCCTGATTATTTGGCTGGAAATTATACCACCAAATTCATGGAGGACTTTAAAATGGACCCAAAGTATAAAGAAGAACATTAA
- a CDS encoding FAD-dependent oxidoreductase — MELSYWEHKSWFSDVDFTIVGSGIVGLNCAISLKEKYPKSNILILEKGSLPQGASTKNAGFACFGSVSEILSDLNHHTEEEVVQLVQKRWNGIQRLRNLLGDKAIDFQLLGGHELFPLDKPDFYEKCLQSLPYLNNLLEPVFGQKPFKATENSFHFENIQQKYLTHQLEGQLDTGKMMRSLIYKCTAMDIPILNGITVHDIEQLNQGALIRTTDFEFVSKKVFVATNGFASKLLKSETVQPARAQVLITEPIKNLPIKGTFHFDEGYYYFRNINDRILFGGGRNLDFKTEETMMFGQTEIIQQKLESLLREMILPNQSFQIERCWSGIMGVGAQKSPIVKQISNSIACGVRLGGMGVALGSLVGQELAELAD; from the coding sequence ATGGAATTGAGTTATTGGGAACATAAAAGTTGGTTTTCCGATGTGGATTTCACCATCGTTGGAAGCGGCATCGTTGGACTCAACTGTGCCATCAGCCTAAAGGAAAAATATCCCAAATCCAATATCCTAATCCTGGAAAAAGGCAGTCTGCCGCAAGGGGCAAGCACCAAAAATGCAGGTTTTGCCTGTTTTGGAAGTGTTTCCGAAATCTTGTCCGATCTAAACCATCATACGGAAGAAGAAGTGGTGCAACTGGTCCAAAAGCGCTGGAATGGGATTCAACGGCTACGGAATTTGCTGGGGGATAAGGCCATCGATTTCCAATTGCTGGGCGGACACGAGCTTTTCCCGTTGGACAAACCAGACTTTTACGAAAAGTGTTTACAGTCTCTTCCTTATCTCAACAATCTATTGGAACCCGTTTTTGGGCAAAAGCCATTTAAGGCCACCGAGAATAGTTTCCATTTTGAAAACATTCAGCAGAAATACCTCACGCATCAACTGGAAGGCCAATTGGATACAGGTAAAATGATGCGTTCCCTCATTTATAAATGTACTGCCATGGACATTCCCATTTTAAATGGGATAACGGTTCATGATATCGAGCAACTCAACCAGGGCGCCTTGATTCGAACAACGGATTTTGAGTTTGTGTCCAAAAAGGTGTTTGTCGCCACCAATGGGTTTGCGTCAAAACTTTTAAAATCGGAAACTGTGCAACCGGCACGCGCCCAGGTATTGATTACCGAGCCCATCAAAAACTTGCCCATAAAGGGAACCTTCCATTTTGATGAAGGCTATTATTATTTCAGAAATATAAATGATCGTATTCTGTTTGGCGGTGGACGCAATCTTGATTTTAAGACTGAGGAGACCATGATGTTTGGACAAACCGAAATCATCCAACAAAAATTGGAGTCTCTTCTCCGTGAAATGATCTTGCCAAATCAATCCTTTCAAATTGAGCGGTGTTGGAGTGGCATTATGGGTGTGGGTGCGCAAAAGTCGCCCATCGTCAAGCAAATCTCCAATTCCATTGCCTGCGGCGTACGCTTGGGCGGAATGGGAGTTGCTCTCGGTAGCCTAGTTGGCCAAGAGTTGGCAGAGCTGGCAGATTAA
- a CDS encoding ABC transporter ATP-binding protein produces MLLQLNNIFKWVNSGGQRIFLLKDINLQVEQGEFISVMGPSGSGKSTLLNVIGMLDTFDEGQYNFLDESVHSLKEKHRSNLYKQYIGFVFQSYHLLDDLTVQENLEMPLIYKKIKGSERKAMVADMLDRFNIVGKKDLFPAQLSGGQQQLVGVARALIANPKLILADEPTGNLNSKQGAEIMELFKQLNEEGVTIIQVTHSEKNAEYGSRIINLLDGRMV; encoded by the coding sequence ATGCTTCTACAACTCAACAACATATTCAAATGGGTCAACTCTGGGGGCCAGCGTATTTTTTTGCTTAAAGACATCAATTTACAGGTGGAACAAGGAGAGTTTATCTCTGTAATGGGGCCTTCGGGGTCGGGAAAATCTACCTTGCTCAATGTCATCGGGATGTTGGACACCTTTGATGAAGGACAGTATAATTTTTTGGACGAATCGGTCCATTCCCTCAAAGAAAAACACCGTTCCAATCTGTACAAGCAATACATCGGCTTTGTATTTCAATCCTACCACTTATTGGACGACCTAACTGTACAGGAAAATTTGGAAATGCCTTTGATTTATAAAAAAATCAAGGGTTCGGAACGGAAGGCTATGGTGGCCGATATGCTGGACCGTTTTAACATTGTGGGCAAAAAGGACCTTTTTCCTGCACAGCTGAGCGGAGGACAACAACAATTGGTGGGTGTGGCCCGAGCTTTGATCGCCAACCCAAAGTTGATTTTGGCCGATGAACCTACGGGCAACTTGAATTCCAAACAGGGCGCGGAAATCATGGAACTATTTAAGCAATTGAACGAGGAAGGGGTAACCATTATTCAAGTCACACACTCGGAAAAGAACGCGGAGTATGGTTCCAGAATCATCAATTTGCTGGACGGGAGAATGGTTTAA
- a CDS encoding ABC transporter permease: MLKNYLKIAWRNLIKNKTFSIANIIGLTCAFAVAILLSMTALFELSFDQFHENKDNTFQLYLSSQTPRGVEVSTSNPVPLAAALKDEVPGIKHIARSLSEDALISYKEKDLSLDAEFVDAEFFQMFTYPVLEGNEENPLPNKNSVSITEETAQKTFGTLDALGETIQVKIGGEERPFTVAAILEDTPANSSMDFDIVIPFENHPEFEANKDEWNSQFFPVYLQLEEGITTEQFEQSTREFVNLHYAGSIESAQRDGATPDVNGQFKQLHLLPITDMHFVNYREGRAETARTFPYLILGVALVIIFIVCANFINMNIALSEKRLKEIGMRKTLGAVKKQLFFQFWMESVIVFLLSIGLGLVVSNILIDPFKTLFNTKATFAEVTQPEIIGIFALAIFGITLIAGGYPALLMSKLSTLRALKGKLDLGKNRLRNGLIVLQFVIAIMLISGTLVLHGQLEFMRNKDLGYNKEQVVSIPLNGRKDSYAVLELLRDELSQHPNILSVSGADNNLGLGKDGSLSSSAMGFDYKGKGIFTNALTVDYDYAKTLDIELKSGRMFNREFSTDSLSLVINESMAKQLGEEDPLSIRIPMDDSVTYSVIGVIKDYNFQDVKKEVEPLTLFMNKDWDLYYAYVKIAPQNPASSFEAIKSAWEKIEPQAEFLGSFLDENVDRTFRREKNMATIITSGSILGIILSCLGLFAISMLVVAQRTKEIGVRKVVGASVSSVTLLLTKDFLKLVGIAFIIATPIAWYFLNEWLQDYSSHVNLSPLFFIGSGLLAGLIAFITIGSRTVKAASANPVNSLRTE; the protein is encoded by the coding sequence ATGCTCAAAAACTATCTGAAAATTGCCTGGAGAAATTTGATCAAGAACAAAACCTTTAGTATTGCCAACATTATTGGGCTGACCTGTGCCTTTGCGGTAGCCATCTTATTGTCCATGACAGCCTTGTTCGAACTTTCGTTTGATCAGTTCCATGAGAACAAAGACAACACCTTTCAATTGTATCTCTCAAGCCAGACGCCAAGGGGAGTGGAGGTGAGCACGTCCAATCCGGTTCCGTTGGCCGCTGCTCTCAAAGATGAAGTGCCGGGCATAAAGCACATCGCAAGGTCATTGAGCGAGGATGCTTTGATTTCCTACAAAGAGAAAGATCTAAGCTTGGACGCGGAATTTGTGGACGCGGAATTTTTCCAAATGTTCACCTACCCGGTCTTAGAGGGCAATGAAGAAAATCCTTTGCCCAACAAAAACTCGGTTTCCATCACTGAGGAGACCGCCCAGAAAACGTTTGGAACACTCGATGCATTGGGCGAGACCATTCAAGTGAAGATAGGGGGGGAAGAGCGTCCGTTTACCGTGGCAGCCATTTTGGAGGATACCCCTGCCAACAGCAGTATGGATTTTGATATCGTGATTCCATTTGAGAACCATCCAGAATTCGAAGCCAACAAGGACGAGTGGAATTCTCAGTTTTTTCCAGTGTATTTGCAATTGGAGGAAGGCATCACAACGGAGCAATTTGAGCAAAGTACAAGGGAATTTGTGAATCTTCATTACGCAGGCAGCATTGAAAGTGCCCAACGGGATGGAGCCACACCCGATGTGAACGGCCAATTTAAACAACTACACCTATTGCCCATAACCGATATGCACTTTGTAAACTACAGGGAAGGGCGCGCAGAGACTGCACGTACATTCCCTTACCTTATTTTGGGGGTGGCACTGGTGATCATATTTATCGTTTGTGCCAATTTCATCAATATGAACATTGCACTCAGCGAAAAAAGGCTAAAAGAAATAGGGATGCGTAAGACCCTAGGGGCAGTCAAAAAACAGTTGTTTTTTCAGTTTTGGATGGAAAGCGTGATCGTATTTTTACTTTCCATAGGACTGGGTCTTGTGGTGAGCAATATCCTTATAGATCCATTTAAGACGTTGTTCAATACCAAGGCCACTTTTGCTGAGGTAACCCAACCGGAAATTATAGGAATATTTGCACTGGCCATTTTTGGAATCACCTTGATTGCAGGAGGATATCCAGCACTGCTTATGAGTAAATTAAGTACTCTAAGGGCGTTAAAGGGCAAGTTGGATTTGGGCAAGAACCGCTTGCGCAACGGACTGATTGTGCTTCAATTTGTGATTGCCATAATGCTGATCAGCGGTACCTTGGTCCTTCACGGGCAGTTGGAATTTATGCGAAACAAGGACTTGGGCTACAACAAGGAACAGGTCGTTTCCATTCCTTTGAACGGGAGAAAGGATAGTTATGCGGTATTGGAACTCTTGCGTGATGAACTGTCGCAACACCCGAACATTTTGAGCGTTTCCGGCGCTGATAATAACTTAGGTCTTGGTAAGGATGGAAGTCTTTCCAGCAGTGCCATGGGCTTTGATTACAAGGGAAAAGGAATATTCACTAATGCCTTGACGGTGGATTATGATTATGCCAAAACCTTGGATATTGAGCTCAAATCCGGCCGAATGTTCAACCGCGAATTCAGCACCGACAGTTTAAGCTTGGTCATCAATGAAAGCATGGCCAAACAATTGGGAGAGGAAGACCCTTTGTCCATTCGGATTCCCATGGATGATTCCGTCACCTATTCGGTGATAGGAGTCATAAAGGATTACAACTTTCAAGATGTCAAAAAAGAGGTGGAGCCCCTCACCCTGTTTATGAACAAGGATTGGGACCTGTATTATGCCTATGTCAAAATTGCACCACAGAATCCTGCCAGTTCCTTTGAAGCCATCAAATCGGCTTGGGAGAAGATTGAACCACAAGCTGAATTTTTGGGCTCATTTTTGGATGAAAACGTAGACCGAACCTTTAGAAGGGAAAAGAACATGGCAACCATTATTACCAGTGGCAGTATTTTGGGAATCATCCTGAGTTGTTTGGGTCTTTTTGCCATTTCCATGCTCGTAGTAGCGCAGCGCACCAAGGAAATAGGAGTACGCAAGGTTGTAGGGGCAAGTGTTTCTTCGGTAACTCTACTGCTGACCAAGGACTTTTTAAAGTTGGTTGGTATAGCCTTTATCATTGCAACCCCCATAGCTTGGTATTTTCTAAATGAATGGTTGCAAGACTATTCGTCGCACGTTAACCTTAGTCCATTGTTTTTCATTGGTTCAGGTCTATTGGCGGGCCTCATTGCCTTTATCACAATAGGGTCTAGAACCGTCAAAGCGGCTTCTGCAAATCCAGTTAACAGTTTACGAACCGAATAA
- a CDS encoding ABC transporter permease, which yields MFKNNIKIAWRSLKKQPFFTFLNIFGLAIGMTGGLLLGLYIYDDLSHDKMFVDADRIYRINSDMKFGGAEEETAEVSAPMAQALVNDIPEVELATRFRNIGSISIRLQDATDNVREHQIAYADSTFFKMFGIQLLHGDERTALVEPNTMIMTRTAAEKHFPVDQAIGKTLMINDQEVYTVTGVMEDLPKNSIFRDKPIFLAMSGYEDAQLAEWGNHNYYTFVKLVPGASGSDIQDEMQAMVGKYLIPYAQRFFPGITEQQFLDSGNYVNYSTIALTDIHLHSGRSPEFSTVSDIKNVYILGAIAIILLVLASVNFMNLSTAHSLKRSKEVGIRKTLGSQRSGLIGQFLTESGLIAVGSLLFAIVIASVAMPFYNDLAGKELSIPYSNPFFWLILLVAALVLGLFSGSYPAFFMSRFVAAKVLKGQGDNSIGGARVRNALVIFQFSISVFLIMGTLTVFQQLRFIQGKDLGYGKNQVLVIGGVNSLEGKKKAFKDAVLRISQVNHATLSSNLPTPSARSSGTYLLAEDRSQEKSINMQQWEVDEDYLSTMNLSLISGRTFDLDRFATDSSAVILNEKAVAVLGKTPESVIGTQFVGGLEGGGNLSTVIGVVKNFHYETLRDEVGSLALFHGGEFASNLAIKLNGGDVTQSIAEIENIWRQMAPTQPFDHYFMDDSFNASYEAEQRLGEIFMIFTLLSIIIACLGLLGLATFNAQKRVKEIGVRKVLGAGVGQIVYRLSVDFLKLVGLAVVIALPLGWYAMDRWLQDFSYRIDIPWWIFALSALMAVGVALLTVSYQSIKAAVVNPVKSLRNE from the coding sequence ATGTTCAAGAACAACATCAAAATAGCATGGAGAAGCCTTAAAAAGCAGCCATTCTTCACATTTCTCAACATATTTGGATTAGCGATTGGAATGACTGGTGGGCTTTTGCTCGGACTGTACATTTATGACGATTTGAGCCACGACAAAATGTTCGTGGATGCCGACCGCATCTATCGGATTAATTCCGATATGAAATTTGGCGGAGCGGAAGAAGAAACGGCTGAAGTATCGGCACCCATGGCCCAAGCATTGGTAAATGATATTCCAGAGGTAGAATTGGCTACACGTTTCAGGAACATAGGGAGTATTTCCATTCGTTTGCAAGATGCTACGGACAATGTACGCGAGCACCAGATAGCGTATGCCGACTCCACTTTTTTCAAGATGTTCGGCATACAATTGTTGCATGGGGATGAACGCACGGCGTTGGTGGAGCCGAACACCATGATCATGACGCGAACCGCTGCCGAAAAACATTTCCCTGTTGACCAAGCTATTGGAAAAACCTTGATGATCAACGATCAAGAGGTGTATACCGTAACGGGAGTGATGGAAGATTTGCCCAAAAACTCCATTTTCAGGGACAAACCTATTTTCTTGGCAATGTCAGGGTATGAAGATGCCCAACTTGCCGAGTGGGGAAACCATAATTACTACACCTTTGTAAAGCTTGTTCCGGGTGCTTCGGGTTCGGATATTCAAGATGAAATGCAGGCCATGGTCGGGAAATACCTGATTCCTTATGCACAACGGTTTTTCCCAGGAATTACGGAACAGCAATTTTTGGATTCCGGCAACTATGTAAACTACTCCACCATTGCATTAACGGATATTCATTTGCATTCTGGACGAAGCCCTGAGTTCAGCACGGTGAGCGACATCAAAAATGTATACATTCTTGGGGCTATCGCCATTATTTTGTTGGTCTTGGCCAGTGTAAACTTTATGAACCTGTCCACGGCACATTCCCTAAAACGATCAAAGGAAGTTGGTATTCGAAAAACCTTAGGCTCGCAACGAAGCGGTTTGATAGGGCAGTTTTTAACTGAATCCGGGCTCATTGCCGTGGGTTCCTTACTGTTTGCCATCGTTATTGCATCTGTCGCCATGCCCTTTTATAACGATTTAGCAGGGAAAGAGCTATCCATACCCTATTCCAATCCATTTTTCTGGTTGATTTTACTCGTCGCAGCCTTGGTTTTGGGGTTGTTTTCCGGCAGTTATCCCGCGTTTTTCATGTCCCGTTTTGTGGCAGCCAAAGTGCTCAAGGGCCAAGGGGACAATTCCATTGGAGGAGCCAGGGTGAGAAACGCCTTGGTAATTTTTCAATTTAGTATTTCCGTGTTTCTGATCATGGGTACGTTGACCGTATTTCAACAGTTGCGCTTTATTCAGGGTAAGGACCTCGGATATGGAAAAAACCAAGTGCTGGTGATAGGAGGGGTTAACAGTTTGGAAGGTAAAAAGAAGGCCTTCAAAGATGCCGTACTTCGAATAAGCCAAGTAAACCATGCTACCTTGAGCAGTAACTTGCCAACACCCTCTGCAAGAAGCAGCGGGACCTATTTGTTGGCGGAAGACCGTAGTCAAGAGAAATCCATCAATATGCAACAATGGGAGGTGGATGAAGATTACCTATCCACAATGAACCTTTCTTTGATTTCAGGGAGAACTTTTGACCTGGATAGGTTTGCCACCGACTCTTCGGCGGTCATCTTGAATGAAAAGGCAGTAGCTGTTTTGGGAAAAACCCCAGAAAGCGTCATAGGCACCCAATTTGTTGGTGGTCTGGAAGGTGGAGGTAATTTGTCGACAGTGATAGGGGTGGTGAAAAACTTTCATTACGAAACCCTTAGGGATGAGGTGGGCTCATTGGCGCTCTTCCACGGCGGGGAATTTGCCAGTAATTTGGCCATAAAGCTAAATGGCGGAGACGTGACTCAATCCATTGCCGAAATAGAGAATATTTGGAGACAGATGGCCCCGACACAGCCATTTGACCATTATTTTATGGATGACTCCTTCAACGCAAGCTACGAGGCTGAACAGCGGTTAGGAGAGATTTTTATGATTTTCACATTGTTGTCCATCATCATAGCGTGTTTGGGCTTGTTGGGCCTTGCCACCTTCAACGCGCAAAAGCGGGTAAAGGAAATCGGGGTTCGAAAGGTGCTGGGAGCTGGCGTAGGCCAAATTGTTTATCGCTTGTCCGTTGATTTTCTAAAGTTAGTGGGATTGGCCGTGGTCATTGCACTGCCCTTGGGTTGGTACGCCATGGATAGATGGCTTCAGGATTTCTCGTACCGTATCGATATTCCGTGGTGGATTTTTGCGCTATCCGCACTTATGGCGGTAGGCGTTGCGCTGCTAACGGTGAGCTATCAAAGCATAAAAGCTGCCGTTGTAAATCCGGTAAAAAGTTTAAGAAACGAATAG